Part of the Arachis hypogaea cultivar Tifrunner chromosome 6, arahy.Tifrunner.gnm2.J5K5, whole genome shotgun sequence genome, AGAATTTGGGAACCGAACCGGTGAGACGGTTATGGCAGAGGACGACGTTGACGAGCTCCGGGAGGTTTCCAATCACCGGGGGGATTGTTCCGGAGAGCTGGTTGTAGCTGAGATCGAGAGTTCTGAGGTTGCGAAGGTTGCCTAAACCTGCCGGAATGTCGCCGGAGACGAAATTACGACTAATGCCAAGGAATCGGAGATTGGTAAGTGCAGAGAGAGAGGGCGGGAGATGGCCGTAGATTCGGCCGGGGACGACTGTTAATTCGGCGAGAGCGGAGAGCTTTGAGAGTGCGGGGTCAAGTTTTCCGGTGAGGCCGGGGGAGCCGGCGCGGGGATCGCCAAGGTTTAGAGCAACAACTCTATCGGCATGGCAGAAGACGCCGGAGAATGTGCATGGATCAGAGGTGAAGTCCCAAGAAGAAAAGAAGTTAGAGCCGGGAACATCGTGAAGCGATTTACGAATAGATTGAAGAGCCAAGAAATCATTGGGATCCAATATAGCATGATGCACTCTGAATATGAAGAAGAAAATTAGGAAGATGAAGGGCGATGCCATTGTGTATAGTGAAAATGTGAAGGTGTTGGGTtttatagagagaagagagatagaGTAATGAATTCTTTTGAGCTGGAAAAAGTTGGGTATTCCGTGAATGAGAGAAAGAAGAGGATCGGTTTTTGGGGTGTGAAGGTCTTAAATATGGCGGAGAATGTGTAGGCTTGGAGGAGAAGCAAGAATATCTCCTTGCTCAATCCACAATGTTAATCACCTCTTTATCTTTTCAATCTCACACAAGAATATCTCCTCTCACTCACTTGTATTAGCTACAATACAAATCCAGTATGGGAATCAGTAATATTAGTATATTACTAATTTACttgtttattcttattttaatcgTATTCAGGATCGTAACAAACGGTTGTCCGAGCCTACGTGGCTTCCGTACCTGACACCTCACACCTCCACCTAGCTCTACTGTACGTTTTACGTGTACAAAAGTACTATTATTATTTGCTGTTATAGCAAGATGCGCAAACATGAAGCCCGTTATAAGGCTTAAGTATTTTTGTATGCATGTGACACCATGTATATGTTGTTGTGGTTGAACCATAGTTGATGTAATTGGTCAAAGAAAAGAGAGGTGGACTGCACGGGGATTCAGTTTAAGCCACCTGGGTGTTGGGTTCCACTTCCATGTTTGAAGGTGGTCAACTTAGCCATCTTCACATGCTTCTTGTGTTCTGCACTCTTCTTCTTAGCtgtcttttttttgtctttacttttatttcactcattttttatacttttacaaTTAAACTTTACTAATACCTACAATTTTCCAGATCTTGACTCTCAGTATCTATTTACTTTGGTATTCTTCAACTAAATGACTTTATCTATCAATACCTACAATTAAACTTAATGTCATTTCCAAAACAgcattttaatataatttcagTAAGACAGACTCACTTTAATGACTTTATTTGAATGTCAAATAATAACATctcaaatataattatatataagaaTTTTGCTGCTCtaaagaatttttttcttttgagttAATAAATTGAAGAGTTGTCAGTGAATGAATTGGGGTGCTAGCATTGCATGATTTCTATTATTACTATACCTGGCTACTGGCTAGGGATACATAGCTTTCACTTTAGGCCTCCATTATGTCTAACTTGGAACACACTACAACTGCATATATTTTTGATTGCCTATCATATTCATGTACCACATACCGTGTCAAAatagaaacaaattaaaataagataatccTTTAGGACCATCAATTACACTACACTTTTTATTCCTTCTTGGGAAAGGAACAAACATAGAAGCTTTTGAATGAGACACCAGAAAATTACAAAGGAGGAAAGTGGTTTGGGACACAAGCTATGTGTATGTCAGGGGTAGATTATGCATAGCCATATCCACATGGCTTCTTTAGCAATTCAAATTATGTTTCACCAATTACTTAAATttaatatgtggattaattaagGAGTAGACGAAGATTACAAGtcaacatatataatatataggaAAATGAAATTATCTTTCTTTTCCTGGGGGGTCAATTTCTTTTTCTTGCGTATGGCCAGGGTCAAAACTCAAAAGGCTTGCAGTAAAAGGAACAATAATAGGACTGCAATACGATACCATCACCTTGGATAAGGTATTCTTCCATCATTTCCTTTTTTATTGGCTTAGAATAAGACAAAACAAGACATTGAGAACAAGATATAAAATTtagacaaaacacaaaaattatcattcatatattttgtttagtgataaattagaataaattataaaagttaaatttattctcatttttttgcatttaaaaatttttaaagaaaaatataataataaaaaatataattataaaaaattaataaaattaatgaaaaaaaatgaaaataaattgtgTCTCTATTTGTTAGTGTCTTTGTATTATTTCTCTTAAGATAAACATAATATTTCTGATTGTATCTCATCTGTCAAATACGATTTTGTTTCTACATCTCTGTTTCCTCCTATTTCTGTAAACAAATATAACCATAATGTCATGCTTAATTAAGAACTAAACTAACGGTAAAAATACCTAATTAACAAAATTTGGATTGTAGAGTCTGattagataattaatttattttagctAATGTcaatcaattttattaaaattattcttttattctaaattttaatcctaaattcttcaagaattaatgataattaaaaaaatcttataataaaaaattaattaatattaattaattaaaaattaattctctgtcatttttcatatatatatatatatatatatatatatatatatatatatatatatattgcaaaaGAAGCCTAAATGATTGTTATTATTAGCTTATTGCCACTCTTATACTCTATACTCTGCACTCTGCACAGTGAAAATCATTTTTTCAATAGCAGTCTATTACGTCAACAAGAAGTTAGTTTGTTAACCTCTCTCTTTTTACCAAACccaaaacattttcaaaattgTATTACTTAATTTTCAATAAGGTCACTGATTATTTGTTATGATAATTCTTCCATTATTGCTGCATATGGGATATATGAAGAATCAGAGCATAGAAAAGGACATGTCCTTATAGAGTTATATAACAATAagcatattatttatttatttatatacggTTGTTTGGTTTGGTTGTGTATATACATGCAAAACAACCGTAGCAGAGTATTCATATCTTCTTTCCTTTGAAAACAACACCTCTCATCAATTCAGAAGCAGTAACAAGTCTAAACATTAAACAAATGGCCCCCCAGCTAAAGGGGGCATGTGTGAAGACTAATTACTAACTCAAAACACCCACCTTTTTAAATTCGTCCTATGAACTTCCATACCACGACTTTAAGGTGGAAGATTATTTTATGTTCCTGTTATGATTGATGGCACTGTTATTTAATGATTTCTTTTGTGCTGTCTATTTCATCAACTACTCTATTGTCTCTATGTATATAGCATGGTATCTTCTTCTACTACTCCTACCATGATTTATAATATCTTTTCTACAACATTTTTAAGCCTTTTTCTTTAACCATTTCACCCATTGTCTGAATCATATTCATCTTTTTCActtcaacaaaatttattttctaaagaaattaaatatatttgaCGAAGACATTCCATTTCTCCAACCATAATACATATTTTGCATGTCTTGGGCCCACAATTCCATCAGTTCATTTAAGAAATATGGATATGTGGTGGCGACCAAACAAAACTAAGGCATTCATGGGTGCTTCAATTCGATACAACCATGACACCCAACACTATTATTATCTTCCACGTCCCACTTGCTCATTACAGACCGAAACTCGTTATAAAAAAAGAACctcctgaccaaaaaaaaaagaagatatataaaaaaacttgtttttgatttgttttttggATAGGGTAGAAAAGAAATGAGACCAAAGTTGGtccataaataaaaattgagaccCATGAGAAAAACTGAATTTATTTTGGACTGAACAAATATTTTTGTACTATTGGGCTAGTTTAAGATATTTCGGTTCTTAAATAGTTTGGGCGATAGGGTCCAAGTCCATATATATTTAATAAGACTTTTAATAAGACTTTCTTTGCTGTTTTGGTCTTTtggtttttaaattttgtttttgtttttttttgggcTTAAGCCCCTTTAGTTTACCAAAAAAAAAGGCTTTTAACAAATCTGCTGACCCTAAACTTCTCCATAAAAAAATGCTAAtgcactttaaaaaaaaataataaaaaatacaaccctctaaattttaaaacttaaatctcagattttaaactataaattatgaattttaaatttaaactctGAATCTAAATTCTATATCATAAATTTTacacattaaattttaaattctaaattaaaactgttgatataaaatacaataaataaagagtaaatattttttaattaataaaaaagacaACACTCTTCAATAAAAAACGATTTAAGAAATAACTTGAAACAAAAGATTATTTTTTCCTAGACCTTGCCAAtattacatttttaaattttacaaccagacaatactaaaataaataaataggagcAGCTTGATATATCTAGAGTTCTAAAcagatataaaaaaaaatgaagcatTTGATTATCTAGTAACAAAAATCTAGCATGTGTATCATTTATATATGGTGTTAACTGTTAATGCACAATAATCACAATTCCTTCTCAGTGCTTCCTCTGATTTGAACTAATCAGAGTCAAGAAACTCGTTTTGAAAGACTCTTGTGAAGAATGGAACTCGAGATTTCTTTGCAAACTTGATGCAGCTAAGATTCCCTTTCAGAAGCTGCACAATCTGCACCCAACATATCAATATATATagagttcaaaacttcaaataaaTCTGAAGATGAAATTAAAAAGGTAGAGAATGAACCAACGTGCCTGTCTCATAGAGGGACGACGAATTGAAGATTGTTGTATGCATAAAGAAGCTGCCAAGAGCATAACATTAATCTGTCTATAATCAAAGTCATCACCTCCTAGTGAAGGATCAATCAGCTCCCTAATTTTATTCTTCTTCAGCAAAGGTTTTGCCTATAAAAAACCATCCATTATTATAGGTCGTTACTCAAGTAAAGATACTTTTTATGCGAAGATAATAGTTAAGATGTAAACATGTGTTATGTTAAGCAGTCTAGCTAGAGATATCAATATCAGACTATTCAATGATTCTCGACTGTCATCTTCACGTAAAAAGTCGCATACATACCCATAGGACAAGACTTTGTTGCGAGTAATCAAGCGCTCTCCGGCCAGTTACTAATTCTAATAGCACAACACCAAAGGCAAATACATCTGTTTTCTCGTCCACTATGCCATGGAGTAAGTATTCTGGAGCAAGATATCTGTGTCACCCATTTCTAAGTTACTATGAGGTTACCAAAATTGTTTAAATATAGATTATAGaggattaatttatttatttcttaatgTTACAAACCCAAATGTTCCTTCAAATCTTGTAACACTGTGGTGAGTCCAATTCTCTGGTAGCCATTTTGCCAGCCCAAAATCACAAATCTGTgaaacaaaaacataaaattcaAATACATGAAGAGACAAGTTTCATAATTTCATAGCTACAAAAACCAGGAATCTTCCAAAATGAATATTTGTCTTTAGTGCCTTTAGAATCACAGAATCCAAAGTAAGATATAGCTGTATAGTGTATATACCTGAGGCTCAAAGTCATCAGTGAGTAAGATATTTGCAGCTTTTATATCTCTATGGATAATTCTTCTTTGACAACCTTCATGAAGATACAATATTCCCTCTGCTGTTCCTAATGCAATTCTCTGCCTAATAGACCAGGGAAGCTTCTCCTTGGACCCTAATAACAATCACAAGAAATTACAAcacatgaaaattttgaaaaggttaaaCAATTAATCCTGCATTACCATAAAGAACTGAAGCTAGGCTTCCTTTTTCAGACAATTCAAGAACCAGATGCATTCCACCTTCCACACCATAACCAACCAATTTAGCAGTGTTGGTGTGGCTTACATGCGCCATGATTCCAAGTTCTGATAAGAAGTCGCCTATAGTTTCATCAGCTGTTCCTCTTGTTAGTCTTTTAACTGCTACTAACTGATGATTTGGCAAACACCCTTTGTAAACCTCAGCATAACCACCCTTCCCAATCAAATTCTCTGCACAAAAACAATGTACAATTACTATAAATTCTAAGAAAAAGAGATATATTGCTATTCTGAAACAATTACTAAACATTGGTATAAGCAGAAGTTTAATGCAAAGCAAGTTGCATAATGCATACCTTGGCTGAAATATTTAGTAGCAATTTGTAAGTCATGGTGAGTGAAGATCTTCCAGGGTGAAGTATGCAATAATGAGGAATGAGAATCCATGGTAGCATGTGAAGTCTCCCTCATGCTACCACTCATTCTTCTTGAGAGCTTGAGAACACTAAGAGGATGCAATGTGGCCAAAGGCTTCTTTGACTTGGTTCTGAGCAATTGCACAAAAGTGTGCCACTTAGAAACATGTTTAGGCTTATCTTGATGAGACTCAGAATCCAAAGTGTGCTCTTTGGAAGAATAAGTGCTTGATTCTGATTCTGAGGTCCTTAGGAAATCCTCAAGAACACAAACTGGGGAATCCACTAACAAGTCCTTCATTATCTTTCAGAACAGGTGCTATTCAATGATACAAAGTTGAGAATAAAAGAAGTTAGGTAGCTATAATGGCAGAGAAGATTAAATAACATTTCAAAGTTAAAACATTATATGGTTGTATCTTTTTGTATGTATTGGGGACATGTAACAGAGAGGGACAATGAGACCAAGAAACAGTGAACAGAGACGCACTTCAACAAACAAACAAGTAGCCATCACTGCCCTTTTTACCATATGTTGCTTTCAAGTTTGCAAAATATGATTGCAAAAGGGAAGAGTTTGGTGATATGCCAATAATATAATGTCACATGTATAAGATTGCTATCTTGTTATTGTATACCCATAATTGTGGATTATACATTAATCATCGCTAGAcgtacaaaacaagaaaaccgcAAGCTTACACACTAATACTATTATATTCATGATTTATCTATTATTCAGGGCAAGttacatatataaattatttggagattaaatttatcaaattataattttttaatatcacaGACGAAATTGCAACTTTTCTATATCTATAGAAACCGCTACATGGTGTAGAGATTTTCAATGTAACCTTAATTTTTTACGTGAAATTTTGTATTGGGAAAAAACCGCTACACCCTCTAAAACAAATTTGCTGAGCAAAAACCACGAATGAGAAGGAATACTGTCTTGCATAAACGGTGGTACACAGTAGCGATTTAAGGATAAATAACTTTCAGAAACCGCTATAGCCATTCAAAGTTTTTGGTCAGCAGAATTTTGTCAACTACATCTTGTAACGGTTTTTGGCCAACATAAAATCCCACCTAAATCACTACATCCGGGACGGAttacatttaattaaaaatcactatACCCTGTACTTATACAAAACAATATTCATAGATggctcaaaaataataaaataaaataaatataaatttataagaTTGGTCTTTTACCTGTAAGGTTGAAAAATACCGTGgtaaactaagaaaaatgaatattgtattttgtaaagaaaattttatttttttgggatTAATTAATATTAGAAGTAAAAGActacattaaaaaaaatgacATATTATTGAGTGTGTCACCAAAAATACAATATACAGGTATATATAGATGTTaaaagaatcaaagtaataaaaatatacaatcttatcattaatatacagatattttatataaatataaatgatattaattcatctaaattaattctaattattttctaACCATTGTTATTCACAACTCTGTCTTATGAATATCAAATGCCGTGTCAAAAGTTAGAGCCACCACAAACAAACCAACAAGCTACGCAAGTACGCAGTATATTTATTTCAAGATTTGCGTGTATATTTTCTTTTAAGTTACGTCATACTCATGCATATTTCATATTTCTTTTGAGATTCTATCTTTAATTTCACTAGATCTTATATCTATCATTCGTCTATTGTTACGTGTGTGCTCAGCACACCATGTGATTATTGTTATGGGTGAGACTTGGAAGTTGAAACACCTGTTTTGAGGTTTATTCTTTTCAATTTGGTTTTTATGATGAgaattttattacattttttttcattcattcattccccCTAAGCCGTTGTGTACATGATCTCCAAATTCCGCAAATTCAATAACAAATTCACAAAAACAAttttcaacacaaacaaataagaTATATAATTCTATTATCAGTTTTTAGTTGttatgtattattattgaaataatcataattttttttaaaatttaactattaaaaatacatttgatataaataaaagttttctagaacaaaattaaaataaaataaaatttaaaaataattttaaaacttttaataaattttaaaaataaaaaatataatcctAATCATTAATGTTGGaggtattatttttttaatcctaATAGATTGTCTTGTTCCATTGTCAATTTTGGAAGTGGCTGGAAGCTAAGGTAGTTGGGCCTTGCGGAGCATTGGGATGAAATCTTCATTGGGCCCAATAAGTACTAGTGTGCGATCTTTGACTAGTAATTTATTATAGTCTTCACCGAGAAATTATTATAGTCCTAATTTTTCTGACCCCAAAGGCCTAAAGGTCTCGCATCTTTGAATCTGTTGTCACGTCACGACAAGACAAGGAACTAATTATCACACAATTAACAGTAATAAGGAAATCTATGCATAACTAATTACCAGTGGAGTGGTCattatgattataaaaataatttaaggaTAGAACTACCAACTAGCAGTAC contains:
- the LOC112696158 gene encoding receptor-like cytosolic serine/threonine-protein kinase RBK2, which encodes MKDLLVDSPVCVLEDFLRTSESESSTYSSKEHTLDSESHQDKPKHVSKWHTFVQLLRTKSKKPLATLHPLSVLKLSRRMSGSMRETSHATMDSHSSLLHTSPWKIFTHHDLQIATKYFSQENLIGKGGYAEVYKGCLPNHQLVAVKRLTRGTADETIGDFLSELGIMAHVSHTNTAKLVGYGVEGGMHLVLELSEKGSLASVLYGSKEKLPWSIRQRIALGTAEGILYLHEGCQRRIIHRDIKAANILLTDDFEPQICDFGLAKWLPENWTHHSVTRFEGTFGYLAPEYLLHGIVDEKTDVFAFGVVLLELVTGRRALDYSQQSLVLWAKPLLKKNKIRELIDPSLGGDDFDYRQINVMLLAASLCIQQSSIRRPSMRQIVQLLKGNLSCIKFAKKSRVPFFTRVFQNEFLDSD